The Enterobacter kobei genome has a segment encoding these proteins:
- a CDS encoding alpha-2-macroglobulin family protein, protein MKPFRLAAISLALLTTFTLVGCDNSDDKSQTAAPAASTTSTPKAAEKPDAEKLAKLAAQSQGKALTLLDASEVQLDGAATLVLTFSVPLNPDQDFAKTVHVVDKKSGKVDGAWELAPNLKELRLRDLEPNRNLVVTVERGLQALNKATFDIDYEKAITTRDVEPTVGFASRGSLLPGKVVEGLPVMALNVNNVDVNFYRVKPESLASFVSQWEYRNSLTNWESDNLLKMAELVYTGRFDLNPARNTREKLLLPLKDIKPLQQSGVYIAVMNQAGHYNYSNAATLFTLSDVGLSAHRYHNRLDIFTQSLENGAAQSGVTVTLLNDKGQTLAEAKSDADGHATLETDKEAALILASKDGQTTLLDLKLPALDLAEFDIAGNPGYSKQFFMFGPRDLYRPGETVILNGLLRDSDGKPLPDQPVKLDVLRPDGQVARTMVVKPENGLYRFNYPLDSGAQTGMWHIRANTGDNQQRLWDFHVEDFMPERMALNLTGQKAPVSPQDDVDFNVVGYYLYGAPANGNSLQGQLFLRPLREAVPALPGFQFGDIAEENLSRSLDEVQLTLDEQGRGQVTTESQWKEVHSPLQLILQASLLESGGRPVTRRAEQAIWPAAELPGIRPQFASKAVYDYRTDTTVNQPIVDENGNASFDIVYADASGAKKAVSGLQVRLIRERRDYFWNWSESEGWQSQFDQKDLVEGEQELSLKADETGKVTFPVEWGSYRLEVKAPDEMVSSVRFWAGYSWQDNSDGTGAARPDRVTLKLDKPAYQPGDTIQLHIAAPAAGKGYAMIESSEGPLWWKEIDVPANGLDLSIPVDKAWKRHDLYLSTLVVRPGDKSKSATPKRAVGLLHLPMGDENRRLNIALDNPQKMRPNQTLSVKVKASVKEGAVPQKVNVLVSAVDSGVLNITDYVTPDPWQAFFGQKRYGADIYDIYGQVIEGQGRMAALRFGGDGDELKRGGKPPVNHVTIIAQQAQPVTLDANGEGTVTLPIGDFNGELRLMAQAWTEDDFGSSESKVVVAAPVITELNTPRFLASGDTSRLTLDLTNLTDQPQTLNVVLTATGKLSLEGAPPQSVQLPPGARSTLFIPVRALEGYGDGEVTAQVTGLQLPGETFAAQQKSWKIGVRPAFPAQTVNTGAMLNPGESWTAPAQHSSGFSPATLQGQLLLSGKPPLNLARYIRELQAYPYGCLEQTTSGLFPSLYTNAAQLTALGIKGDTDDKRRAAIDIGISRLLQMQREEGGFALWDKNGPEEYWLTAYVTDFLVRAGEQGYSVPAEAVNNANSRLLRYLQDPGMMSIRYSDDTQASKFAVQAYAALVLARQQKAPLGALREIWDRHAQAASGLPLMQLGMALKLMGDAPRSQQALDLALKTPRNDSKNWMADYGSQLRDNALMLSLLEEYKLLPDAQNTLLNALSEQAFSQRWLSTQESNALFLAGRSLQTLSGAWQAKTSLSDTASGGDTSLVQNVNGDQLGALQVTNTGTSPLWVRLDSTGYPEYAPQPSSNVLQIERHILATDGSSKSLSSLKSGELVLVWLEVKASQNVPDALVVDLLPAGLELENQNLASSSASLQDSGSEVQNLLSQMQQADIQYMEFRDDRFVAAVPVNEGQPITLVYLARAVTPGTYQVPVPMVESMYVPQWRATGAASGPLIVVP, encoded by the coding sequence ATGAAACCGTTTCGCTTAGCCGCGATCTCTCTCGCGCTGCTTACCACATTTACGCTTGTCGGCTGTGACAACAGCGACGATAAATCTCAGACTGCGGCTCCCGCAGCATCCACCACATCAACCCCGAAAGCGGCTGAAAAGCCTGATGCAGAAAAACTGGCAAAACTGGCGGCACAGAGCCAGGGCAAAGCATTAACCCTACTGGATGCCTCTGAAGTACAGCTGGACGGCGCCGCCACGCTGGTGTTGACCTTCTCTGTTCCGTTGAATCCCGACCAGGATTTCGCGAAAACAGTGCATGTCGTGGATAAGAAAAGTGGCAAGGTTGACGGGGCGTGGGAACTAGCGCCTAACCTGAAAGAGCTTCGCCTGCGTGATCTGGAGCCCAACCGTAATCTGGTTGTCACCGTCGAACGTGGTTTACAGGCGCTGAACAAAGCAACGTTCGACATTGATTATGAAAAAGCGATCACCACCCGGGATGTCGAACCGACGGTCGGTTTTGCCAGCCGCGGATCGCTGCTGCCGGGCAAAGTGGTGGAAGGGCTGCCGGTGATGGCGCTCAACGTCAACAATGTGGACGTCAATTTCTACCGCGTGAAGCCGGAATCGCTGGCTTCCTTTGTCAGTCAGTGGGAGTACCGTAACTCCCTGACCAACTGGGAATCCGACAACCTGCTGAAGATGGCGGAACTGGTTTATACCGGTCGCTTTGATCTCAATCCGGCGCGCAATACCCGTGAAAAACTGCTCCTGCCGCTCAAGGATATCAAGCCGCTCCAGCAGTCTGGCGTCTATATCGCGGTCATGAACCAGGCCGGGCACTACAACTACAGCAATGCCGCAACCCTCTTTACCCTGAGCGATGTCGGGTTATCCGCTCACCGTTACCACAACCGCCTGGACATCTTTACCCAGAGTCTGGAAAACGGTGCGGCGCAGTCCGGTGTCACTGTCACGCTGCTAAATGACAAAGGGCAGACCCTTGCCGAGGCGAAAAGCGATGCGGACGGTCATGCAACGCTTGAAACCGACAAAGAGGCCGCGCTGATTCTGGCGAGCAAAGATGGCCAGACCACGCTGCTTGATCTCAAACTTCCGGCGCTCGATCTGGCGGAGTTTGATATCGCCGGTAATCCGGGCTACAGCAAGCAGTTCTTTATGTTTGGTCCGCGCGATCTCTATCGCCCGGGTGAAACCGTGATCCTCAACGGCTTACTGCGCGACAGCGACGGAAAGCCGCTCCCCGACCAGCCTGTGAAGCTTGACGTGTTGCGTCCGGATGGACAGGTGGCGCGCACGATGGTCGTTAAGCCAGAAAACGGGCTCTATCGTTTTAACTATCCGCTGGATAGCGGTGCGCAGACCGGCATGTGGCATATCCGCGCGAACACAGGTGATAACCAGCAGCGTCTGTGGGATTTCCACGTGGAAGATTTCATGCCTGAGCGTATGGCGCTGAATCTGACAGGTCAAAAAGCACCGGTTTCCCCGCAGGATGACGTGGACTTTAACGTAGTAGGCTATTACCTGTACGGTGCGCCGGCTAATGGGAATTCACTGCAGGGCCAGCTTTTCCTCCGCCCACTGCGTGAGGCCGTGCCTGCACTGCCAGGCTTCCAGTTTGGGGACATCGCTGAGGAAAACCTGAGCCGCAGTCTGGATGAAGTGCAGCTTACGCTGGACGAACAGGGGCGCGGGCAGGTTACGACTGAAAGCCAGTGGAAAGAAGTGCACTCGCCGCTACAGCTGATCCTGCAGGCCAGCCTGCTGGAGTCGGGCGGTCGCCCGGTGACGCGTCGCGCTGAGCAGGCCATCTGGCCGGCGGCTGAACTGCCGGGTATCCGTCCTCAGTTCGCCAGCAAGGCTGTATACGACTACCGCACGGATACCACCGTCAACCAACCCATTGTTGACGAAAACGGTAATGCCAGCTTTGACATCGTTTATGCCGATGCCAGCGGGGCGAAAAAAGCGGTATCCGGCTTACAGGTGCGCCTGATCCGCGAGCGCCGCGACTACTTCTGGAACTGGTCTGAGAGCGAAGGCTGGCAGTCTCAGTTCGATCAAAAAGATCTGGTTGAAGGTGAACAGGAGCTTAGCCTCAAGGCCGATGAAACCGGCAAGGTCACTTTCCCGGTGGAGTGGGGCTCATACCGTCTGGAGGTGAAAGCACCTGATGAGATGGTCAGTAGCGTGCGCTTCTGGGCGGGATACAGCTGGCAGGATAACAGCGATGGCACGGGGGCAGCACGCCCTGACCGCGTGACGCTGAAGCTGGATAAACCCGCTTATCAGCCAGGCGATACCATCCAGCTGCATATCGCTGCACCCGCCGCAGGCAAGGGCTATGCCATGATCGAATCCAGCGAAGGGCCGCTGTGGTGGAAAGAGATCGACGTACCGGCAAACGGGCTCGATCTCTCCATTCCGGTCGATAAAGCCTGGAAACGTCACGATCTCTACCTCAGCACACTGGTGGTGCGCCCTGGGGATAAATCGAAATCCGCTACGCCGAAACGCGCAGTTGGTCTGCTGCATCTGCCGATGGGAGACGAAAATCGTCGCCTGAACATTGCGCTCGATAACCCGCAGAAAATGCGGCCAAATCAGACGCTCTCTGTGAAGGTGAAAGCCAGCGTGAAAGAGGGGGCGGTTCCACAGAAAGTGAACGTGCTGGTTTCGGCAGTGGACAGCGGCGTGCTGAACATTACCGATTACGTTACGCCAGATCCGTGGCAGGCGTTCTTCGGCCAGAAGCGCTACGGCGCGGATATCTACGATATCTACGGCCAGGTCATTGAAGGACAGGGCCGCATGGCGGCGCTGCGCTTCGGCGGTGATGGCGATGAACTGAAGCGCGGCGGCAAACCGCCGGTGAACCACGTCACCATTATTGCCCAGCAGGCTCAGCCAGTTACGCTGGATGCTAACGGGGAAGGTACCGTTACGCTGCCGATTGGGGACTTCAACGGCGAGCTGCGCCTGATGGCACAGGCCTGGACGGAAGATGATTTTGGCAGCAGTGAAAGCAAGGTTGTGGTGGCCGCACCGGTCATTACCGAGCTGAACACCCCGCGTTTCCTGGCGAGTGGAGATACCTCGCGCCTGACGCTGGATCTGACCAACCTGACCGACCAGCCGCAAACGCTGAACGTTGTCCTGACTGCGACAGGCAAACTGTCCCTGGAGGGCGCGCCGCCGCAGTCGGTTCAGTTGCCGCCGGGCGCGCGTAGCACCCTGTTTATTCCAGTGCGTGCGCTGGAAGGCTATGGCGACGGTGAGGTGACGGCACAGGTTACCGGCCTGCAGCTTCCGGGCGAAACCTTCGCAGCGCAGCAGAAAAGCTGGAAAATCGGCGTACGTCCGGCATTCCCGGCACAGACGGTCAATACCGGAGCGATGCTGAACCCGGGTGAATCCTGGACCGCACCGGCGCAGCATAGTAGCGGTTTCTCTCCAGCCACTCTGCAGGGGCAACTCCTGCTGAGCGGTAAACCACCGCTAAACCTGGCGCGCTATATTCGTGAACTGCAGGCGTATCCGTATGGCTGTCTGGAACAAACCACGAGTGGCCTGTTCCCGTCGCTCTACACCAACGCGGCGCAGCTCACCGCGCTTGGTATTAAGGGCGACACGGATGACAAGCGCCGTGCTGCCATTGATATTGGGATCTCGCGTCTGCTGCAGATGCAGCGCGAGGAGGGCGGTTTTGCGTTGTGGGATAAAAACGGCCCGGAAGAGTACTGGTTAACCGCCTATGTCACTGACTTCCTGGTGCGTGCAGGCGAGCAAGGCTACAGCGTGCCTGCCGAAGCCGTGAATAACGCCAATAGCCGCCTGCTGCGCTACCTGCAGGATCCGGGCATGATGTCCATTCGCTACAGCGACGACACCCAGGCCAGCAAATTTGCCGTACAGGCTTATGCCGCTCTGGTGCTGGCGCGCCAGCAAAAAGCACCTCTGGGTGCGCTGCGCGAAATCTGGGATCGTCACGCTCAGGCTGCTTCCGGGCTGCCGCTGATGCAGCTGGGTATGGCGCTCAAACTGATGGGCGATGCCCCACGCAGCCAGCAGGCACTGGACCTGGCGCTCAAAACGCCGCGTAACGACAGCAAAAACTGGATGGCCGATTACGGTAGTCAGTTGCGCGATAACGCGTTGATGCTCTCCCTGCTGGAAGAGTACAAGCTGCTGCCGGATGCGCAAAATACGTTGCTGAATGCGCTGTCTGAACAGGCTTTCAGCCAGCGCTGGCTGTCTACTCAGGAGAGTAATGCCCTCTTCCTGGCCGGACGTTCGCTGCAAACTCTGTCAGGTGCATGGCAGGCGAAAACCTCGCTGTCTGATACCGCCTCAGGCGGTGATACATCGCTGGTACAAAACGTCAACGGCGACCAGCTTGGTGCGCTGCAGGTGACCAATACCGGCACTTCGCCACTGTGGGTTCGCCTGGACAGCACGGGTTATCCGGAATATGCGCCTCAGCCGAGCTCGAACGTGCTGCAGATTGAACGTCATATCCTGGCAACCGACGGCAGCAGTAAATCGCTCTCATCTCTGAAGAGCGGTGAACTGGTACTGGTGTGGCTTGAGGTGAAAGCCAGCCAGAACGTGCCGGATGCGCTGGTGGTGGATCTTCTCCCGGCGGGTCTGGAGCTGGAAAACCAGAACCTGGCGAGCAGCAGCGCCAGCCTGCAGGACAGCGGCAGCGAGGTGCAAAACCTGCTGAGCCAGATGCAGCAGGCGGATATTCAGTATATGGAGTTCCGCGACGACCGCTTTGTGGCCGCTGTGCCGGTCAACGAAGGTCAGCCGATCACGCTGGTTTACCTGGCGCGCGCCGTCACACCGGGAACTTACCAGGTGCCGGTCCCGATGGTGGAGTCTATGTACGTTCCGCAGTGGCGGGCAACGGGTGCGGCCAGCGGCCCGCTGATTGTTGTTCCGTAA
- a CDS encoding PTS transporter subunit EIIC, protein MKRAVNALQNFGKSLYGPVLILPIVGLFIAFGNVLGNGNMAEYLPFLGHPLIQSIGQLIAKSAVSVLVNLALVFAVGIPIGLATRDKGYAALIGLVTFVVFINAMNVTLQLQDELAPAGQMKAAGQSMVLGVQVLEMGVFAGILTGALSGYLYNKYSGVQFNGAMAIYSGHCFVAIVMLPVSMLLGVVMSEIWPYAQHGISALALAIKGSGPFGVAIYGFLERILVPTGLHHLVYTPFLYTELGGTQEVCGATYQGARNIYFAEMACPEVKQLSSTVVWDARGISKMFGLPAAALAMYMTAKPERKAVAKAILIPAALTSLLVGVTEPIEFSFLFVAPLLFVVHAVLTGIGMMLFSLFGVHAIGANGIIDFILYNLPLGTEKSNWPMYILVGLIMFSLYFTVFRFLILRFNMKTPGRENEDQETRLYSEQEYQARGNNDGLGESIVVGLGGRENIEVVDNCYTRLRVTVKDVDIIDEPRLKATGAKGVIKQGNNVQVVYGLHVKKMREAVETFL, encoded by the coding sequence ATGAAACGAGCCGTGAACGCCCTACAAAATTTCGGAAAATCATTGTACGGCCCCGTACTTATCTTACCGATCGTCGGTCTGTTTATCGCCTTTGGTAACGTATTGGGTAACGGCAACATGGCCGAGTACCTGCCGTTTCTTGGCCATCCGCTCATTCAGAGTATCGGCCAGCTGATCGCCAAATCCGCCGTGTCAGTGCTGGTCAACCTGGCGCTGGTGTTTGCCGTCGGGATCCCGATTGGGCTGGCAACGCGCGATAAAGGCTACGCGGCGCTGATTGGTCTGGTGACCTTCGTGGTGTTTATCAACGCCATGAACGTAACGTTACAGCTTCAGGATGAGCTGGCGCCTGCCGGGCAGATGAAAGCCGCGGGTCAAAGCATGGTGCTGGGCGTTCAGGTGCTGGAGATGGGTGTTTTCGCCGGGATCCTGACCGGGGCGCTCTCCGGCTACCTTTACAACAAATATTCCGGCGTACAGTTTAACGGTGCGATGGCGATTTACTCCGGCCACTGCTTTGTCGCGATTGTGATGCTGCCCGTCTCCATGCTGCTCGGCGTGGTAATGAGCGAAATCTGGCCCTACGCTCAGCACGGGATTAGCGCGCTGGCGCTGGCCATTAAAGGCTCAGGTCCGTTCGGCGTAGCCATTTACGGTTTCCTTGAGCGCATTCTGGTACCGACTGGCCTGCATCATCTGGTTTATACCCCGTTCCTCTATACCGAACTCGGGGGGACGCAGGAGGTGTGCGGCGCAACCTATCAGGGCGCGCGCAATATCTACTTCGCCGAAATGGCCTGCCCGGAGGTGAAGCAGCTCAGCAGCACCGTGGTGTGGGACGCGCGCGGCATCAGCAAAATGTTCGGCCTGCCCGCCGCCGCGCTGGCGATGTATATGACCGCAAAACCGGAACGCAAAGCCGTTGCGAAAGCCATTTTGATCCCGGCGGCGCTGACCTCGCTGCTGGTCGGCGTCACCGAGCCGATTGAGTTCTCCTTCCTGTTCGTCGCGCCGCTGCTGTTCGTGGTTCACGCGGTGCTGACCGGCATCGGCATGATGCTGTTCTCGCTATTTGGCGTTCACGCCATCGGTGCCAACGGGATCATTGATTTCATTCTCTACAACCTGCCGCTCGGCACGGAGAAATCTAACTGGCCAATGTACATCCTGGTAGGGCTGATCATGTTTTCCCTCTACTTCACGGTGTTCCGCTTCCTTATTCTGCGCTTCAACATGAAGACCCCAGGCCGTGAGAATGAGGATCAGGAGACACGTCTCTACAGCGAGCAGGAGTACCAGGCGAGGGGCAATAACGACGGGCTGGGTGAGTCCATCGTAGTGGGACTCGGCGGCAGGGAGAATATTGAGGTTGTGGATAACTGCTATACCCGCTTACGCGTCACGGTGAAGGACGTCGACATCATCGACGAGCCGCGCCTGAAAGCGACCGGCGCGAAAGGGGTCATCAAACAAGGTAACAACGTTCAGGTGGTCTACGGGCTGCATGTCAAAAAAATGCGAGAAGCCGTTGAGACGTTTCTCTGA
- a CDS encoding 6-phospho-alpha-glucosidase: MFTPPFILSIAGGGSTYTPGIVKSLMVRLHDFPLAEIRLYDIDEARQNTIAPVVEKVIRDHSESIKFTVTTDPEVAFSGAHFVFAQMRVGQYKMREQDEKIPLRHGVVGQETCGPGGLAYGLRTILPMVELIDRVDRYAHEKAWIVNYSNPAAIVAEGVRRLRPNARVLNICDMPVAAMRNMGAILGVDRHKLEVDYFGLNHFGWFTRVLVDGEDKLPELRKHIAKFGLLTEDAAKTDPQHSDPSWVKTWRNIKPVMDNFPEYLPNPYLQYYLMPNQIVEHQNPDYTRANEVMDGREKKLFAAAQEYKRTGILPDAFHVGVHGEFIVDVACSLAFNLRSRHLVMVENRGAITNLPYDAMVEVPAYITSEGPEPVRIGRVPLFHQTLLQQQLASEQLLVEATIEGSYEKALQAFTLNRTVPTMAHAKAILDEMIEANRDYWPALQKAWQNGETVKK; the protein is encoded by the coding sequence ATGTTTACACCCCCCTTTATTCTGTCGATTGCCGGTGGCGGCAGCACCTACACGCCGGGTATTGTGAAAAGCCTGATGGTACGTCTGCATGACTTCCCGCTGGCCGAAATCCGCCTCTATGACATCGACGAGGCGCGTCAGAACACCATCGCGCCGGTGGTTGAGAAAGTGATTCGTGACCACAGTGAAAGCATCAAATTCACCGTCACCACTGACCCGGAAGTGGCGTTCAGCGGCGCACATTTCGTCTTCGCCCAGATGCGGGTCGGTCAGTATAAAATGCGCGAGCAGGATGAGAAGATCCCACTGCGGCACGGCGTGGTCGGCCAGGAGACTTGCGGTCCCGGCGGCCTGGCGTACGGACTGCGCACGATCCTGCCGATGGTCGAGCTTATCGATCGGGTGGATCGCTACGCGCATGAAAAAGCCTGGATCGTGAACTACTCCAACCCGGCAGCGATCGTGGCGGAAGGCGTGCGCCGCCTGCGCCCGAACGCGCGGGTGCTGAACATCTGCGATATGCCCGTCGCCGCAATGCGCAATATGGGCGCCATTCTGGGCGTGGATCGCCACAAGCTGGAGGTGGACTATTTCGGCCTGAACCACTTCGGCTGGTTTACCCGCGTGCTGGTGGACGGCGAAGACAAGCTGCCCGAACTGCGCAAACATATCGCGAAGTTTGGCCTGTTGACGGAAGACGCTGCTAAAACCGATCCGCAACATTCCGATCCCTCCTGGGTGAAGACCTGGCGCAACATCAAGCCCGTCATGGATAACTTCCCGGAGTACCTGCCGAACCCGTATCTGCAGTATTACCTGATGCCAAACCAGATTGTGGAGCATCAGAACCCGGACTATACCCGCGCTAACGAAGTGATGGACGGGCGTGAGAAAAAACTCTTTGCTGCTGCGCAAGAGTACAAGCGCACCGGGATCCTGCCGGATGCCTTCCACGTGGGCGTCCACGGCGAGTTTATCGTCGACGTGGCCTGCTCGCTGGCCTTTAACCTGCGCAGCCGCCATCTGGTGATGGTGGAAAACCGTGGGGCGATTACCAACCTGCCATACGATGCGATGGTGGAAGTGCCCGCCTATATCACCTCCGAAGGACCAGAGCCTGTTCGCATCGGTCGGGTGCCGCTGTTCCATCAGACCCTGCTGCAACAGCAGCTGGCATCCGAACAGCTGCTGGTGGAGGCGACCATCGAAGGCAGTTATGAGAAAGCCCTGCAGGCCTTCACCCTGAACCGCACCGTGCCGACCATGGCGCACGCGAAAGCTATTCTGGATGAGATGATCGAAGCCAACCGCGACTACTGGCCCGCGCTGCAAAAGGCCTGGCAGAATGGCGAAACGGTGAAAAAATAG
- the sseA gene encoding 3-mercaptopyruvate sulfurtransferase, with protein sequence MSTSYFVAADWLIEHGDDPEVQIIDARMAPPGQEHRDVPGEYRAGHLPGAVFFDIEALSDHNSPLPHMLPRPEAFSVAMRELGVSRDKHLVVYDEGNLFSAPRAWWMLKQFGVEKVSILAGGLAGWKRDDLPLQQGDVTLPEGDFDATFDAHVVKRLTDVLVVSHEKTAQIVDARPAPRFNAEADEPRPGLKRGHIPGALNVPWGDLVFEGELKTTDELHAIFDRAGVDLHRPIIASCGSGVTACVVILALATLGVNDVTLYDGAWSEWGARDDLPVEPAK encoded by the coding sequence ATGTCCACCTCATATTTTGTCGCCGCCGACTGGCTGATTGAGCACGGCGACGACCCGGAAGTCCAGATTATTGACGCGCGGATGGCCCCTCCGGGGCAGGAGCACCGCGATGTTCCCGGTGAATACCGTGCCGGCCATCTGCCTGGCGCGGTATTTTTTGATATTGAAGCCCTCTCCGATCACAACTCTCCCCTGCCACACATGCTGCCGCGCCCGGAAGCCTTTTCCGTGGCGATGCGCGAGCTGGGCGTGAGCCGCGACAAGCATCTGGTTGTTTACGATGAGGGCAACCTCTTTTCCGCACCGCGCGCGTGGTGGATGTTAAAACAGTTTGGCGTAGAGAAAGTGTCAATTCTGGCAGGCGGTCTGGCGGGCTGGAAGCGTGATGACCTGCCGCTTCAGCAGGGTGATGTCACGCTGCCGGAAGGCGATTTCGATGCCACGTTTGACGCACACGTCGTCAAACGTTTGACTGACGTACTGGTCGTTAGCCACGAGAAGACGGCGCAAATTGTCGATGCCCGTCCTGCTCCTCGCTTTAATGCCGAAGCGGATGAACCGCGTCCGGGTCTGAAGCGTGGACATATTCCGGGCGCGCTGAACGTGCCGTGGGGCGATCTGGTATTTGAAGGGGAGCTGAAAACCACCGATGAACTGCACGCCATTTTTGACCGTGCGGGTGTGGATTTACATCGTCCGATCATTGCCAGCTGCGGTTCCGGCGTAACGGCCTGCGTGGTGATTCTGGCACTTGCCACCCTCGGGGTTAACGACGTCACTCTTTACGACGGCGCCTGGAGCGAATGGGGTGCGCGAGACGATCTGCCGGTTGAACCGGCAAAATAA
- a CDS encoding MurR/RpiR family transcriptional regulator has protein sequence MDNRLATLLTRGASLTRAEYRVLAHLTEHPLLVGNITVRELAQATFVSTATIMRLCQKLGFSGFSEFIWHCKQLLSDTPHITVQGQSLPELPALFNQFIANYQQTFQWVTQDKRQHFANLLRQKESFFLYGAGFSYLFAEYLTKKLQVLGKTAFISGPGDSRNIFLSNAARYQVFIAVSRSGETEQVLDKARIAKNVGMTVVAFTRASANTLAGMADVHFALYDEAVHFAAEAAGVTSFESNLVLLMDLLLLEATG, from the coding sequence ATGGATAACCGCCTGGCCACGCTGTTAACGCGCGGGGCGTCACTGACCCGCGCGGAGTATCGCGTCCTCGCCCACCTCACGGAGCATCCGCTGCTGGTGGGCAATATCACGGTGCGCGAGCTGGCGCAGGCGACATTTGTTTCTACCGCCACCATTATGCGGCTGTGTCAGAAGCTGGGGTTCAGCGGTTTTAGCGAGTTTATCTGGCACTGCAAGCAGCTGCTTTCTGACACGCCGCATATCACCGTGCAGGGGCAATCGCTCCCTGAGCTGCCTGCCCTTTTTAATCAATTCATCGCCAACTATCAGCAAACTTTTCAGTGGGTCACCCAGGACAAACGCCAGCATTTTGCCAACCTGCTGCGCCAGAAAGAGAGCTTTTTTCTCTACGGTGCCGGGTTTTCCTATCTGTTTGCCGAGTACCTGACCAAGAAATTGCAGGTGTTGGGCAAAACGGCATTTATCTCCGGGCCGGGGGACAGCCGGAACATTTTTCTCAGCAACGCCGCCCGCTATCAGGTGTTCATTGCCGTTTCACGCAGCGGCGAAACGGAGCAGGTGCTGGATAAAGCGCGAATTGCCAAAAACGTCGGGATGACCGTCGTCGCGTTTACCCGCGCCTCGGCCAATACGCTGGCGGGGATGGCGGACGTACACTTTGCCCTCTATGACGAAGCGGTACATTTCGCTGCTGAAGCAGCAGGCGTGACGTCATTTGAGTCGAATCTGGTGCTGCTGATGGATTTACTGCTGCTGGAAGCAACGGGGTGA